The Melospiza melodia melodia isolate bMelMel2 chromosome 19, bMelMel2.pri, whole genome shotgun sequence genome includes the window CTGCTTAAAGGGAACAAGTCACACCTCCCTTCTGGCAAATGTGGGTCTGGCAATACAAAATCTTCATGCCTCATTGAGCTTGAGACCCCAGAGCACtttcccacagaattcccagagcaaTTTCCAGTATTTCTTAGCCATGCCAAGGGCATTGCTCTGCCAAAATCTGAAACACAGAATCACAAGGCCCATTTCAGGCATCAGTTGCACCTAGCAGCTGTGAGCAAACAGCCCCTGAAAGGCACATGTGGACTAAGGAATCTCATCATGGGTTTCCACAGGTTTTTATGTTCTCTTGTCCACCATCATCATCCTCGGGGATCATTTTGGTACTGCCTGGGACTGGACGAACTCAACTGACAGAAtggttcattttattttattagttATTAGACAGATACTGACAACACATAGGGACAAAGCCATTGGATGTTATGGTATTATAATGTATGTAAATAATTCTAATGTTTAGGATGTGCCACTTCTTATTCTGCAGTTACAAATGCGCATTTCATTTTCCTTAAGTCTGGCTGTTTTATTTATAATTGTGTTATTTCTCTTACAGGACAGGTTTATAAGTAGTTCCACACTTGATATCACTCAGATATAGAAAGCTACTTTAACAAATCTCCTGTTAAAATAGCCTGAAGTTTACATGAGCAAGAACTGCTGAAATCTAGCTCCTAATCTGCACCATATGTTGGCATGACTCCTTCTTGGAGATGACATTTTGCTTTGCTTCCAGTAGATAACttttcttttaaaggaaaaaaaacctgatgAGAGGCTACAGGCAGCCTGATGGATAAGGGGTGGGTACCTGCTGCAGTGTCCCTGCCTGTTCCAGGGTCACTGCCTTCCACAACTGTGACACACTGATACCTCTCAAAATGCTTTGCACTTTTAACATCCTTTGCAAAAATCACTCGCTGGGCACTCATGCTACAatggatttagagctgcctcatCATCTCCCAGCAGTAACCCTGTCCACTCTGGCAGGTCAGCAGAGTTAGCCACGTTCAGGAATAATAAGGTGGAGGAGTCGGGGAATATAGGATCAAGACAGGTATGCCCAGAAAGAATGTATTAGCTTAACAGTTCTCAATTAAATATTTGCTACTGGCTGAACTTCGCATATCTCATTGAACAGCAGCCTCTCTGTAGCAGAGCTGCCGGTTCATGTCGGGATGCACAGACAGGGGATATTTACTGCGGGTGAGCGCTCCCAGCCTGGCCGGGGTTCCTGGCACGGCCGGCGGTGTCAGCTCCGTGTGATCCGATCTGTTTCGGGGACGTTTCCCCTGTGCTTTTCCACTGAGGCTATTTCTGTGCGGTGAGGGAAGCACAGAGGTCACTCGGTTCTGTTTGTCACCAACCCCGCTcgctccgagccacggcaccccGGCCCTGTGGGGGTTTCAGAAGGAAGCGCTCGGTGGCGCCGAGCATGGCCCGTGGCCGTGTTTGGGGCAGTGCCGAGCACGGCCGGTGCCTGTGGGTGCCTCTGGGGCCGCGCCCGCTGCTTTCCGAGCGCCGCCGCTCCCTGCCCATGACCGGAGGCGCTCGGGGGCAGCCCCAGCGCTGCGGGTTACGAAACCCTTACGAAACCTCTTACAAaaccgccgggccgggccgggccgggccgggccgggccgccgctCGCGTGACGTCACACCCGCCTGCGCGCCCCCTGCCGGCACATCGCGGTAACGGCCGCGCTGTGACGTCATCGGCCACCTGCGGCAGTGCTGACGTCATCGGCCACACCCAGCCCAGGCCCCGCCGCCCCTCGCTGCCTTGCCCTGGCGCggtggggccgggctgggccgtaCGAGCCCGGCCTGAGCGCAGCGCGGCTCACAGACCGCACCCGCCCGTGTTTGCGCGAAGGGCGGCGGAGCCGGCGGTGCCACCCCCGGGCGCGCCCTTCACGCCCAGCCCAGGCCGGACCGGGCCGGGGGTCACGGGCGGCGCCCGGGGCCGCCCCAACCTCACCCCGAATGTCCCCGGCCGGGCACGGCCCCGGTCACGCGGTACACGCCCCGTGACGTCAGCGCGGCGCCGCGCGGCGATTGGCGGGCGCTGTCCGCGCAGGCGCGCGCCGCCGGCGGCAGAGCCGGGCCCGCGGAGccgagcggcggcagcggcggctccggagcgcggccgggccgggagcggccCCGCAGCCATGAAGATCTGGACCTCGGAGCACGTGTTCGAGTAGGTGCCTGCGGGGCGGGGGAGGCGGCCGGGCCCGCCCCGAGAGCGGCGGGACTCGTCcggcgggccgggggctgcggggacTGCACCGGGCCAGGGCCGCGGCCTCTCGGCTCCCCTGACCttcccccgggctgggggacgCTCCCGGGGCCGGTGCTCGGGCTGCGGAAGCTCGGCAGGGGCTGAACCTTGCGGGGCCAGCGCGCTGCCCGCTCCGAGCGGTGCCCTTGTGCTGCCCCCGGCTCCCGAGCACCGTGAGGGCCCGCTCGctctggggctcagctgctccggACTCCTGTGTTAGAAATGATCTGAGGGAGAACTCGTTTGAGGGACGTAGAAACTTTAATGGATCACTCCAGTATTATGAAAATCGGGATAAAGGACAGTCTTTTGGCATTGTGTCACGGGGGGAAAAATCTTTTCCAGTTATAACAGAACCAGCACACCCAGTTAATCAGGTATGTTGTGTTTTCATGAGCACTGCCCACTCAACGAAATAGAGGTTTTTCTTCAGGGAAGGACACAATCCTATTGCAAACCGAGTGTGCAACTCGGTGTCCTGCTTGTGTTTGTGCAGTCACCCCTGGGAAACTGTGATGACAGCCGCCATGAGGAAATACCCCAACCCCATGAACCCCAGCGTGGTGGGAGTGGATGTCCTGGCCAGGCACGTGGATCCCAGCGGGAAGCTGCACAGCCACCGGCTCCTGAGCACCGAGTGGGGAATCCCGGCCATTGTGAAATCGGTGGGTGTTGTGTCACAGGCCACAAAGGGACACCGCAGGGAGGGGAGGCTCCTGAGCCAGCTGCTGTCATAGATGTGTATCGTTTCACAACTGTAATGGTTTAAAAGTTTAATGGCTTAAGCATTTACGTACGGGGAAAGCTTAACAGCACCCTGACAGCCAGATCTGCACCTCAGGCTGCTTCCATCTGGAACATGAGATCTACCTCAGCTGAATAGCTTTGTTTTAAGCTAAACCCTACCTGTGTTCTCTTGGTGTCTGTTCAATGCAGTAACCACTGCGTTTAAAGGCATGAAGAATTGCAGTGGGTTGGTGGAATTGATGCCATCTCTGTTTGCCTGTCCCCAGCTCATTGGCACCTGCAGGACAAGGACATATGTGCAGGAGCATTCTGTTGTTGACCCTGTGAAAAAAACAATGGAGCTTAAATCCTGTAATGTAAGTAGTTGTGTTTATGCCTCTCAAATGGAACACACCTTGTACTTATGAAAAGGAAAATTATCTTGAAAATAACTTGAAAATTGCATTGGAACAGTACAAGTTAAAGGTTTAAGTAACGTGGTTAGAGTTGATCAGTTGTGGTTTTCAGGAAGGAGCTGCTTGGCTTTTGGATCTTGTCACTGCTGAGGCTGTGAACACACTGATGAGCAGGAGGAGTCTTGGGGAAGGGGTGGTGTtaagaaaaaatgttttaaagcCTCTTGGTGTAGGTACAGTGTGACTGTTTTGTAATCACGTGACATTTTGCTCTCTGTAGTATTCTGTTATTTGTATTAAAGGGTAATCCTGTCCTGTGTTCTACAGATTTCATTCACAAACCTCGTGTCAGTAGATGAGAGGCTTGTCTATAAACCACACCCTCAGGAACCACACAAGTGAGTACCCCCTGCTCTGAGATTGACTGGATTTTGCTTTGAACATGTCCCTGGTTTCCCTTGATCAGAAGATGAGGGTTACATGGCTTTTATTTACAGTAAATTGTCTAAACCAGGATTAAATGGACTGTCACTTCCTGCAGTGACATTGGttctgcagagccctgggagaCTTTGGGTCATTCTGTGCTGGAGTCCAGTCCAGTTCAGGGTGTGAATTTGTGTACATctgcagttttcagctccttgttCCACATTTATGTGCCTTTAGCCTCTGATTTTagaggtttgtgttttggtgcTTGCTTGGTGTTTTAACTTAGAGCTTAGTGAGTCTGTCCTGCTGTAAGTGGTGACAGTTCTGAAAGATGGTTCTAGGGATTCTAACATTGGAGATTTTCTGTCACAACAGTCAGAAATGTTCAATCCCTATTGTTGAAGGGGATGTTTTAATACTTTTCCAGTATTCAGTAACTCCATATCTGCTGTTTCCACTCTTAACATCCTGCTGCTAAAGATAGGAATGGCTGAGAGCCCCAAAGGGAGGCTTGGACTTGCCAGGCACCCTTGGGATTTATTTGAGAGGTAGAAGCATAAAGCAGTTACACAGTGTGGCAGTGGGTTGTGTTCAGGGGGCAGGAAGTTCTGTGTTACAGAGCAAAGCTGATGAGGAATGTTCTTGTGGGGGAGGAGGGGGTTTCTCTTTTAAACTGCTCAGAGTAATTCAGTTTCCTGCTCTGTTCCAGAACCATTCTGACACAAGAAGCAATAATATCTGTAAAAGGTGTCAGTCTCAGCAGTTACCTGGAAGGGCTAATGGCAAACACAATTTCTTCCAATGCTAAAAAGGTAAGTATGGCCTTTGTGTGAAATGTGTGATCACTGGCTAAATGTCAGAGGGAATAAAGATCTCTGCTTTACCTTTTGGCTTTGTCAGCAATCTTAGAAAGGAGCCCCATAGTTCTGCTGCCTTTACTGCAGAGACTGAATGCTCAGCATGCTGAACTTATTCTTGTTTTCCCTCTTGTGAATGGAGATCAGATAAATTATTATTGGCAAAGCTCTCTGAATCTTCACTGGAGAAAACATCTTCAAGCAGTGTGACACTGTCATTCTTGTGCTGCCCTCTTGATGCCATCTGTTCATTTTTGCTGTCAGAAAGGAATGTATGAATAGAGACTGAAATAGTCATGTGGGAGCAGTGGAGCAGTGTTTTAGCTGAGTGTGTCCTCTGGCTATCCAAGGATACCTTGAGTTCAGCCTCAAGAATGATAAAGCAGTCTGGATAAAAAGTATTTTATGGATCATAATGTGAGAACTGCTGATATAAGGAATTGTTTTCATGAACTCCAAGGCAGAACATGTTCAGCAGTAGTGCAGTTATTGAAATAACATCAGAGGCATGAACTTCTGTTCCTTCCTTTTTCAACTACTGTGACTTCAGTCATTTGCAGTAAGAATTTAACTGATTGACTTATTCACTGAGATTTGCACTCTAATGAACTTTCCTTTAACTGTAGGGCCGTGAAGCATTGGAATGGGTCATTAAAAGACTGAATGCTGAAATTGAAGAGTTGGCAGCTTCAGCACGAGGAACCATGAGGAAttccatggcagcagcagcatttgtagAGAAATGATGATAGTTCTTAGACCTGTGTCACTAATGAGGCTGAACGACCTGCAGCCTCTCTCCAGGCCTAGATACATGTATCCTTTGTTATTTAAAGGATGTGTGTATGAGGCATGTTATAAATTTAATTTGGAGAATTTTTCCCAAGGCTGAGACTCAAAGGCTGTTTAATATATTGGGTCAGCTGGACCGATGAAGAAATGAATTTAAGTGTAGTTCCTGTATTTACATGAACACTAACTTATAATGTTTGCAGATGTGAAATAGCCTCATTTAGTGCTGAGGCTGCATATGGTGGAGGACACTGGCATGTTAGGctaacttttatttttttgtgtgaCTTATGGACTACCTCTTTTGGGACCAAGCCCAAAATTAAGCAGAATGGTTGTTCCAGCATTGTTCTTTTTGTTGATTTTTGACAGTTGTGTGATACAACTTGGTTTAACAGAAAGCTTATTACTTGATGCTTGAAATATAAAAGAATGTACAAAATATTTTTTGATAACCTTTTTAACTTGACTGATTAAACTAACATGGTACTCAAATTGTTTTTCAGGCACTATAGGTAAAACATCAAAGTGTCTCTTACCTACCTATCAAGACCTAAATCCTGCTCCTAAATGCAACTTCAGTGAGCTGGGCATGCAGTACCTTAAAGTCAAATTTTATCTTAAACTTCTGCAATAAATGTCTCCCTTTCTAAAAGCCCATTACATAAAGGTACGATAAGCACAGAGCCTTAAAATCTTGTAAGCTGCTACAGTAGTGGGTGTTCACTTCAAAGAACCAATTAAAGACTAAAAAACCTTTTGTGAAAGTGGCTGAGGAGATacctaaacaaaaaaggaaatagTGTTTAGCAATATACTTGTTAAGTTGATCAGAAATAACCTGTCCCATCCAGTGGCTGTGTTGTGCTTCACTTTAACCTGAGTTCTGAGTTCCAGTTCCCTTCACCCTTTGAGCTGATTTGCTCCCAGTCCAAGGCCCTGTGTCTTCCCAGGGTGTTTCCTGGTACTCCCTGCAGGTTCCTGGCACTGTCACAGTCACTCCCTAGGAAGGGAAAGGTCAGCCCTTGGcacgtgccaggctgtgccatgcGGGCACTCACGGGACTCTGAGCCCCTCCAGGGGGAGCAGGAAAAGGCAAAGGCACAGCCCAGGGGGAGCTGATGTGGTATTTTGGTGCCCAAGGCTCTTCCTGGAATTTTGTTTCTAAGCTTACAAGTGATTTCAaggctctctcagcctttctgaGCTGTAATGTCACCCTGCCCAGCATATTTGATTTTGCATGCCATTTCTGTTAGATCAAATTGCCTATTAAGTACTGTCTGCTTACAGAGCTTCTTTTAACAAACAAGAACACTTCCATAAGGTTTGTGCTGGGGGAAGAAAACAGGAATATAGATatataacttttaaaaattaactaTTCTAAACAATATTTTTCTAAACAGAAATGGCTTGAGACTACCTTACTAATTAAAGTCATTGAGGTTTGCCATACTTTTACAGGAGATTATTACAACTGAAATAACATTTCAATTTTAAAAGTATATGTGAAACTTCTGCAAAACTGTACCATCATTTCTGATGAAAATGCTTAGCTTGAAATTCATTTTATATGTTTGCTCAGCCATTAGCATCGTTTGAGATCCTAAAAGTCAGTTTTTTCATTTCCAAATTTTTCTGCACTAGGGACTGCATAGTAGAACTCACAGTTTGGCCTTGCACTGAAAAAAACCTTACTGGTTAATTTCTACAGGCATTCAACAACTTCTTAAAAGATAATAAATTTCTTTCTTCTATTTTATTTATATGCCTGCATTCTCATTCTGTCAGAGTATGGCTTTCTGTATGTGGccctttttaaataaaatttggtTTCAATTCTGACTAATTCCTGAAACTTTCTGGTCTATTTGTGTTTTAGAACTGTGAGGTGAGTAATCTAAAATAAGGAGGCTGAAGGTGAAGAAATCCCTGGAGTGAGTGGCTTTTTTTGAAATGCATACCCTAAAATGCACATTCACAGCTGCTGTGGTCGTTTTTGCTTCTCAATAACTCAGCTTTTCTGCAAATGTGGCTTTAACTAGCAAGCAGATTTCACAGTTTGCTGTGGAGCATCCCTCCTGTGGAGAGATTTTCACGGGCTGAGCTGTGTTCAGCTTTGCTGCAGCCAGTGTGGGTTGCTGTGGGTGGGTGCAGCACCACggggagagggcagggcagggaggaaatggggaggagaaagCAGCTACAGCTGGAGAGCAGAActgaaggagcaggaggaaagaATTTTGAAAAAAGGGTTAAAGGACAGGAAGTGTTAGGACAGAGGTGGAGGGGTGTGATGTGAACAGAtcagtgctgagggctctgatGGGCACCGGCCCCTGCTCAGCCACAGCTCTGAACCACAAGTGCCAGCCAGGGTTTGCTtcaaaaataaaccagaaaaattGTAACCACCATGTCCTACAACATTGCTGATCTGTCTCCTGTGGTCTGTACTTGCATTAATATTTCCAATAAATGTCAAATGTAGTAAACATGAGCACCCCCTGTGTGATAACTGCAGCATTTCCAATCTCCTGGCCCTGACAGAGCATTGGGTCAAAGGGAAGGTCAGCAACCTGCTGAGGTTCATTTTAATGGAAGAACTGAAAAGAactaaagagcttgtgtggaagCAGTGAGTCATTTTAGAATCCTTCCATTTCTTAAGGTGGAGGTTGTTCTTTCATTTGCCACAGGATCTGTTAATTTCTATCTTAAATAACTCCTTAGCTTTGCTTTACAGGTTGCTGTAGAAGTGAATTATTCTAAAGGTAAGGCTACATGTTACAACCAAGCTGAACTAATGGCTTACCTTAGGAGGACCATGGGCACCAGCTGTGGACAAAATATCTTACACCATGATGCTGTTTTGTTATAACCACATTTAAAAAGTAACACAAGTCATTAACCACATGAAAACAGGAAGGAATACACGAAATTTTTTAAACTTGAGTGTACCTGAATTCTGCTCTGCAGATCCTGGGTCCTCCTCAGGCCATTTATGCCAGATTTTGTAGAATGAAC containing:
- the PRELID3B gene encoding PRELI domain containing protein 3B isoform X2; this encodes MKIWTSEHVFDHPWETVMTAAMRKYPNPMNPSVVGVDVLARHVDPSGKLHSHRLLSTEWGIPAIVKSLIGTCRTRTYVQEHSVVDPVKKTMELKSCNISFTNLVSVDERLVYKPHPQEPHKTILTQEAIISVKGVSLSSYLEGLMANTISSNAKKGREALEWVIKRLNAEIEELAASARGTMRNSMAAAAFVEK
- the PRELID3B gene encoding PRELI domain containing protein 3B isoform X1 — its product is MRNCTMEVTEESPLGNCDDSRHEEIPQPHEPQRGGSGCPGQARGSQREAAQPPAPEHRVGNPGHCEIVTTAFKGMKNCSGLVELMPSLFACPQLIGTCRTRTYVQEHSVVDPVKKTMELKSCNISFTNLVSVDERLVYKPHPQEPHKTILTQEAIISVKGVSLSSYLEGLMANTISSNAKKGREALEWVIKRLNAEIEELAASARGTMRNSMAAAAFVEK
- the PRELID3B gene encoding PRELI domain containing protein 3B isoform X3: MTAAMRKYPNPMNPSVVGVDVLARHVDPSGKLHSHRLLSTEWGIPAIVKSLIGTCRTRTYVQEHSVVDPVKKTMELKSCNISFTNLVSVDERLVYKPHPQEPHKTILTQEAIISVKGVSLSSYLEGLMANTISSNAKKGREALEWVIKRLNAEIEELAASARGTMRNSMAAAAFVEK